In a single window of the Amycolatopsis sp. cg5 genome:
- a CDS encoding DUF222 domain-containing protein, producing the protein MEYVISTQTPDLQALPEWWRFEDDALLMAYVAREREKRRLDAEQGQILAEVESRGVRDVSGYATVAQMLVDWVQIKPAEAKARVERARALNPRHDGGAQIPALAPYAAAAALSGDLGPAQLDPIITALTGLPASISAEDRETGEHILVDLARTAGPREITKAAANLRDRLDPDGREPKDPDPVAPRRELEFVTHRDGTHGLKVKTDADTIARLKALLDPLAKPRPATEEEGRDTRSQWQRWGDAFTEFVQMGILNPEIPTQAGDSVHVVVTISLDELRSGIGQGRLDLVGDISAAETRRMACDCKVIPVTLGADGQPLDVGREQRLATPAQRRALAIRDRGCAFPGCDAPQQQCTAHHIIFWAHHGETKIGNLVLLCSRHHRLIHHSQWDVRIATDNHPEFIPPAFIDPTRAPRRNTMHART; encoded by the coding sequence GTGGAGTATGTGATCAGCACACAAACCCCTGACCTCCAAGCGCTACCCGAGTGGTGGCGCTTCGAGGATGACGCGCTGCTGATGGCGTACGTAGCGCGGGAGAGGGAGAAACGCCGCCTGGACGCCGAGCAGGGTCAGATCCTGGCTGAGGTCGAATCGCGTGGTGTGCGGGATGTGTCCGGCTATGCGACGGTGGCTCAGATGCTGGTCGACTGGGTCCAGATCAAACCCGCCGAGGCGAAAGCCCGCGTGGAACGAGCCCGCGCCCTCAACCCCCGCCACGACGGTGGCGCGCAGATACCCGCGTTGGCGCCCTATGCCGCCGCGGCGGCGTTGAGCGGTGATCTCGGTCCAGCGCAGCTGGATCCGATCATCACCGCCCTCACCGGACTACCCGCCTCAATCTCGGCAGAGGACCGCGAGACCGGGGAACACATCCTCGTTGACTTGGCTCGTACGGCGGGGCCGCGGGAGATCACCAAAGCCGCAGCGAATCTGCGGGATCGGCTCGATCCTGATGGGCGTGAGCCGAAAGATCCCGATCCGGTGGCTCCTCGGCGGGAGCTGGAGTTCGTGACCCACCGCGACGGCACCCACGGCCTGAAAGTCAAAACCGACGCCGACACCATCGCCCGATTGAAAGCGCTGCTCGACCCGCTCGCGAAACCCCGCCCCGCCACCGAGGAGGAAGGCCGGGATACCCGGTCGCAGTGGCAACGGTGGGGCGACGCGTTCACCGAATTCGTGCAGATGGGCATCCTCAACCCGGAAATCCCCACCCAAGCCGGGGACAGTGTGCATGTCGTGGTCACCATCAGCCTCGACGAACTCCGATCCGGGATCGGGCAAGGCCGCCTGGACCTGGTCGGCGATATCAGCGCCGCTGAGACCCGCCGGATGGCGTGTGACTGCAAAGTCATCCCGGTCACTCTCGGAGCGGACGGCCAGCCCTTAGATGTCGGACGCGAGCAACGCCTCGCCACCCCGGCACAACGGCGAGCATTGGCCATCCGCGACCGGGGCTGCGCCTTCCCCGGCTGCGACGCGCCACAGCAGCAATGCACCGCCCACCACATCATCTTCTGGGCACACCACGGCGAAACGAAGATCGGCAACCTGGTGCTGCTCTGCAGCCGACACCACCGACTGATCCACCACAGCCAGTGGGACGTCCGCATCGCCACCGACAACCACCCGGAGTTCATTCCACCAGCGTTCATCGACCCCACCCGAGCGCCTCGCCGCAACACCATGCACGCCCGCACCTGA
- a CDS encoding IclR family transcriptional regulator, whose translation MRGAESGGRGVLEGAFAVLEALSTTEGGLGLSEISRRADLPKATVHRLLEQLSELGAVERRDRRYRIGALVSWLGRAWRPDPGLNLAARGPSERLAEVSGANVALCAKFGPEVYISSMVTVAALPYARQRAGTPLPPGTACSAVLLDGESDRVVVDAGRVVAGLYCVAAPVRDEQGRTVAALGAMTMAGRRVEQLIELVRVAAEATTGAMAGPVNGPIASF comes from the coding sequence ATGCGGGGTGCGGAGAGCGGCGGTCGTGGTGTTCTGGAGGGCGCCTTCGCGGTGCTGGAGGCACTGTCCACAACGGAGGGCGGCCTTGGGTTGTCGGAGATCTCCAGGCGGGCGGACTTGCCGAAAGCGACTGTGCACCGGTTGCTGGAACAGCTGAGTGAACTTGGTGCGGTCGAGCGGCGGGATCGCCGGTACCGGATCGGGGCGCTTGTGTCGTGGCTTGGGCGGGCGTGGCGGCCGGATCCAGGGTTGAATCTCGCTGCGCGTGGGCCGTCGGAACGGCTGGCGGAAGTGAGCGGTGCGAATGTCGCGCTGTGTGCCAAATTCGGGCCTGAGGTGTACATCTCGTCGATGGTCACGGTTGCCGCTTTGCCTTATGCGCGGCAGCGGGCTGGGACGCCGCTGCCGCCGGGGACCGCTTGTTCGGCCGTGTTGCTCGATGGGGAGTCGGATCGGGTGGTGGTCGATGCGGGGCGGGTCGTGGCCGGGTTGTACTGCGTGGCCGCGCCGGTGAGGGACGAGCAGGGGCGGACTGTGGCCGCGCTCGGGGCCATGACGATGGCTGGGCGTCGGGTCGAGCAGCTGATCGAGCTGGTGCGGGTGGCGGCCGAGGCGACGACCGGTGCGATGGCCGGTCCGGTGAACGGACCGATCGCTTCCTTCTGA
- a CDS encoding IS3 family transposase (programmed frameshift), which produces MPKRYPPEVREKAVRLALDRLDEYGSAYAAAHAIGPMVDVHPETLRVWIVKALQQDTPPVAAAGELATAERAELDRLRKENKELKQANDILKLASAFFRAGTRPATPLIVGFIDEYRQVHGVESICRVLSTHGIQIAPRTYRKARRLPPSQRDIADAYLTNALRDAQDTPEAVYGRRKMTRWLRRQGHQVAFCTVDRIMRDLGLKGVTRGRPPRTTIRAKDGVRAGDRLNRDFTADGPNLAWVADFTYVSTQTGWAYVAFVFDVYSRAIVGWTAASAKTTALVSKALNMALWRRDHHGHPVEPGLIHHSDAGSQYTSVSFTDSLALQGLSASIGSVGDAYDNALAESIIGLFKTELVNRHGSFTNLSEVEYAVMEWVDWYNNARLHSRLDYLTPVEYETAYYAQHLPRRPALV; this is translated from the exons ATGCCCAAGCGTTACCCGCCCGAGGTCCGTGAGAAGGCTGTCCGTCTGGCTTTGGATCGTCTCGACGAGTACGGATCCGCCTACGCCGCCGCGCACGCCATCGGCCCGATGGTCGACGTGCATCCGGAGACACTGCGTGTGTGGATCGTCAAGGCCCTCCAGCAGGACACTCCACCCGTCGCGGCGGCCGGTGAGCTGGCCACGGCCGAGCGCGCCGAGCTGGACCGGCTGCGCAAGGAGAACAAGGAACTCAAGCAGGCCAACGACATCCTGAAACTGGCGTCGGCTTTTT TTCGCGCGGGAACTCGACCCGCGACACCGCTGATCGTCGGGTTCATCGACGAATACCGCCAGGTCCACGGCGTCGAGTCGATCTGCCGAGTGCTCTCCACGCACGGGATCCAGATCGCGCCCAGGACCTACCGCAAAGCTCGTCGCTTACCACCGTCGCAGCGGGATATCGCCGACGCCTACCTGACCAACGCCCTGCGAGACGCGCAGGACACACCCGAGGCGGTCTACGGGCGCCGGAAAATGACCCGCTGGCTGCGCCGCCAAGGCCACCAGGTGGCGTTCTGCACCGTCGACCGCATCATGCGAGACCTGGGCCTGAAGGGAGTGACCCGGGGGCGTCCACCACGAACCACGATCCGCGCCAAAGACGGCGTGCGGGCTGGCGACCGGCTCAACCGGGACTTCACCGCCGATGGCCCGAACCTGGCGTGGGTGGCGGATTTCACCTACGTGTCGACGCAGACCGGATGGGCCTACGTCGCGTTCGTATTCGATGTCTACTCCCGCGCCATCGTCGGGTGGACCGCGGCGAGCGCGAAGACGACTGCCCTGGTGTCCAAGGCGCTGAACATGGCGCTCTGGCGGCGCGATCACCACGGGCATCCCGTCGAGCCGGGGTTGATCCACCACAGCGACGCCGGGAGTCAATACACGTCGGTTTCCTTCACTGATTCTCTTGCACTGCAAGGGTTATCGGCGTCCATAGGTTCGGTCGGTGATGCCTATGACAACGCACTGGCGGAATCGATCATCGGGCTGTTCAAAACCGAACTGGTCAACCGGCACGGCTCGTTCACGAACCTCTCCGAGGTTGAGTACGCCGTGATGGAGTGGGTCGACTGGTACAACAACGCCCGCTTGCATTCCCGGCTGGACTACCTCACACCGGTCGAGTACGAGACCGCCTACTACGCTCAACACCTGCCACGCCGACCGGCGCTGGTCTGA